The Thermoanaerobaculia bacterium genomic sequence TCGATCTTGTCGATGCCGCGCTTCAGGAGCGCGAGCTCCTCGACGACGACGTGGGCGCGCTTCTCGATCTCGAGGCCGCGCAGCCCCTGCGCGACCGTGAAGAGATAGGCGTAGAGGAGCGTGGGCGAAACCGGGATGACGTGGCGGCCGATCGCGTACTCGGCGACGTTCTCGTCGTCTCCCTCCGCGACGATCTCCGCGTAGAGCGCTTCGGCCGGCAGGTACATCAGGGCGAACTCGAAGGTGCCTTCCGCGGAGCGGATGTACTTGCGGGCGATGTCGTCGGCCTGCTTGCGCGTCGCGGCCCTCAGCTGCCGGATCAGCCGCTTGCGCTCCGAGTCGTCGCCGCAGTCGAGCGCGCGGCGATAGCTCTCGTACGGGAACTTGCTGTCGATCGGGACGAAACGCTCTCCCAGCCGGACCGCGGCGTCGACCACCTCGCCGTCGGCGAAGCGCTTCTGCATCTCCCAGCTGCCGGGCGGAAGGACCTGGCGGAGCGCCTCCTCGAGGAACGCCTCGCCCAGGAGCCCCCGGATCTTCGGGGGCTTCAACAGGTCCTCGAGCCGCGTCACGTCGCCCGCGAGCTTTTCGATCTTCTTCGACGCCTCGAAGACCTTGCCGAGGTTCTCGCCGACCGACTTCAGGAGCATGGCCGATTCGGCGCTCTGCTGCTGCATCGTCCCGATGTTCTGCCCGAGCGCGGCCTGGCTCGCCTTGATCCGCTCGTCGATCGTCCGCTCGAAGGAGCCCAGGCGGTTCTCGAGCGCCTCGGAGAGGGCGAGCACGCCGCGGCCGGAGCTCTCGGCGAGCGCCTTCGAGGCGGCCGCCTCCGTCGCGAGCGAAAGGAGGATCTGCCGCTGGTCGCTCGCGTCTCGCTGCTGCTGCGCGGTCCGGCGCTCGTACAGGAAGAGCGCGCCGGCGGCGATCACGACGAGGAGGACGAGAGCGGCCGTGAGGACCACGTTACCGCCGACCGGAGATCAAGTGCACGACGGCGACAAAAAGGGCCGCGCCGATGATCGACCAGACGATCGGGAACGGGTGGCCGTCGATCGAGATCGCGAACATGTCCGGAAAGCGGAGCTCCCGCGCCAGCCACGTGCCGATCAGCGCGCCGATGAATCCGACGGCCACCGACACGAGGCAGCCGCCGCGCGTTCCCCCCGCGATCGCGCGCCCGATGGCGCCGCAGATCGCCGCGACGAGAAGGAGCACGAGGAACCCGAGAAGCGAGAAGTGCATGGCGTCCCCTCCGCAAATCTGCCAAAATCATAGCGCGTGCCCAGAATTCGCCCGAGCTCATCGCGATGAACGCCGATTCGTCGGACAAGGAGATCGACTACCTCGTGTGCAAGGAGTGCCAGACCCCCTGCTACGTCTTCGAGACCGAGGGGAGCCGGATCCTCGAGGCGCAGTGTTCCGTTTGCGGCAACGAGGACGTCCTTCGCTTCGCGATCGGCGAGATCGAGGAAGATTGAGCGGATCGGAGAGGAGCGCCTGGGTCGACCCGCTGACGGAACGCTACGCGTCCGCGGAGATGTCGCGGATCTTCTCCCCCGCGTTCAAGTTCGGCTCCTGGCGCCGGCTCTGGATCTGGCTCGCCGAGGAGGAGAAGGCGCTCGGCCTTCCGATATCGGACGAAGCGATCGCGCAGATGCACCGGCACGCGGCGTCGATCGATTTCGACGCCGCCGCGAAGATCGAGAGCGATACGCGGCACGACGTGATGGCGCACGTGAAGACCTACGGCCTCGCCGCTCCCGCCGCCGCCGGGATCATCCACTGGGGCGCCACGTCCGCCTACGTTTCCGACAACGGGGACCTCATCCAGATGCGCGAGGCGCTCGGGCTCCTCGAGAAGCGCATCGCCTCGTTCCTGCGACACCTCCGTGGCTTCGCCGACCGGTACAAGGCTCTCCCCTGCCTCGCGTACACGCATTTCCAGACGGCGCAGCCGACGACGGTCGGCAAGCGCGCCTGCCTCTGGGCGCAGGACTTCCTCTGGGACCTGCAGGAGATCCGGCGCGTGCGCGAAAACCTGCGGTTCCTCGGGGCGAAGGGCGCGACGGGGACCCAGGCCTCCTTCCTCGCCCTCTTCGACGGAGACGGGGCGAAGGTCGACGCACTCGATCGCGCGGTCACCGCGCGCGCCGGGTTCACGAAGCGCCAGACGGTCTCCGGGCAGACCTATTCCCGCAAGCAGGACGCGTTCGTCCTCGCGGCGCTCTCGGGGCTCGCGCAATCGGCGCACAAGTGCGCGACCGACCTGCGGCTCCTCCAGCACGAGGGGGAGATCGCCGAGCCGTTCGGAAAGTCGCAGATCGGTTCCTCGGCAATGCCGTACAAGAGGAATCCGATGCGCGCCGAGCGCGTCTGCGCCATCGCGCGGCACCTCATCGTCCTCTCGCTCGACCCGGCCTTCACGGCCGCCACACAGTGGCTCGAGCGCACCCTCGACGACTCGGCGAACAAGCGGCTCTCGATCCCTCCCGCCTTCCTGTGCGCGGACGCGATCGCGCTCGTCCTCGACGAGATCTTCGCCGGGATCGAGGTGCGGGAATATGTCATCCGCCAGCATCTCGAACGGGAAGTACCGTTCCTCGCGATGGAGAACGTGCTGATGGAGGCCGTGAAGCGGGGACGTGACCGGCAGGCCGTGCACGAGACACTGAAGCTCCTCGCCATCACCGCGCTGGAAGCTCGCGAACGGACCGGAGAGGCCGATCTGGCCGGCTGGGTGAAGAGCACCGCCGACGACACCGGCCTGACGATCGAGCAGGTCCACGCGGCGGCGGCGAAAGATCTCACGGGACGGGCCGCCGACCAGGTCGACGCGTTCCTCCGCGAAGAGCTCGATCCCGCCCTCGCGGCCGTCGAGGCCGTGGCCCCGGAGGGGCTGCGCGTCTGAGACATCCCCCCCGCTTGCGACGAACGTTTCCTCGTCGTCTCGCTCCTCTCGTCGCCGTGCTCGTCCTCGCTGCCGCCTGTGCGCGCAAGAAGCCCGCGACGGCGCCGCGCGCGCGCCCCGCGCCGCGCCCCGCCGCCGCGGGACAGACCGAGGAAGGCCTCGCGTCGTGGTACGGCGGCAAGGACGGGTTCGAAGGGAAACCGACGGCCTCCGGCGAGATCTTCGACGGCCGGAAGATGACGGCCGCGCACCGCACGCTCCCTCTCGGAACGTGGATCGACGTGGCGAACCTCGAGAACGGAAAGACGGCACGGGTCCGGATCAACGACCGGGGGCCGTTCGTGAAGGGAAGGATCGTCGACCTCTCCCGCGTCGCCGCTGAGGAGCTCGGCGTCGTCGGGCCGGGCACCGCGCGCGTTCGCCTGACCGTCGTCGCGCCCGGCCCGCCGGCCCCCGTCGTTTCGGCCACCGGCTGGTGGAACGTCCAGATCGGCTCGTTCGCTTCCGCCTGGAGGGCGGAAACGCTCGCCGGTAAGGTCCGCGCGTCGGGACACCGCGTCTTCACCGAACCGTTCGACGGCCTGACGCGCGTGAAGGTCGGCCCGCTGCCGTCGAAGGCGGACGCGCAAGCCGAGCTCTCGCGGCTCGAGAACGAGGGCTACGAGGGAATCGTGATTCCCGCGCCCGCCCCGTAGAGCACGCAGCGCTCATCGACCTGGGCGCGAAGTGCTCTCTCTCGAGCGGAGTGAAGGACCTCATCACCTCTCTTCGCGGGAGAGGATGCCGGCGTACCCGCGCGGCCGACGGAATTCCATCCCTGATGGCTGCGATTTTGCAGGCTTCTTGCGCGGCATGAGCGCAATCCCGGTGAGTCACGGCCACGGATATCCGCGGCCTCAGATGGACCGCGGCCGCTGGATTTCCCTGAACGGCCAGTGGGATTTCGCGCTCGACGCGGAGGACCGCTTTCGGACGCCGGGGCGCGTCCCGTGGGAACGGAGAATCACCGTCCCTTTCTCCCCCGAGGCGCCGGCGAGCGGGATCGGCGACACGGGGCTGTACCAGGCGGTCTGGTACCGGCGCTCCGTTGCCCCGCCGCCGCTCGCGGAAGGAGAACGGCTGCTCCTCCATTTCGGGGCCGTCGACCACGTCGCGTCCGTTTTCTGGAACGGCATCATGGTCGGCGCGCACGTCGGCGGCTACACGCCGTTCACGATCGAGCTCACGCACCTGCTCGAGGGCGAGGAGGAGCACGAGCTCGTCGTCCGCGCCGAGGACGACCCCGCCGACCTCGCCAAGCCGCGAGGCAAGCAGGACTGGAAGCTCGAGCCGCACGGCATCTGGTACCCGAGAACGACCGGGATCTGGCAGACCGTCTGGCTCGAGGTCGTTCCCCGGCGCTACTTCGCGTACCTGCGGTGGACGCCGAACGTCGAGCGATGGGAGATCGGGATCGAAACGGCGATCGCGGGCGGCCCGAGCGACGACCTGACGGTCGCCTACCGGCTGCAGGCGCGCGGCAGCCTCCTCGCGGAGGACACCTGCCGCGTCGTCGCGGGAGAGGTCCACCGGCGCATCGTCCTTTCCGATCCCGGCATCGACGACTACCGCAACGAGCTGCTATGGAGCCCGGCCCGCCCGACGCTGATCGAGGCGGAAATCGAGCTCCGCGGCCGGGACGGGAGCGTCGTCGACCGCCTGGAGAGCTACACGGCGATTCGCGCGATCGGCACGCAGGGGGACCGGTTCATGTTGAACGGCCGGCCCTTCCCGCTCCGCATGGTCCTCGACCAGGGCTACTGGCCCGAGACCGGCCTGACGGCGCCCGACGACGAGGCGCTGCGGCGCGACGTCCTCCTCGTCAAGCACATGGGGTTCAACGGCGTTCGCAAGCACCAGAAGGTCGAGGACCCGAGGTACCTCTACTGGGCCGACCGCCTCGGGCTGATCGTCTGGGAGGAGATGCCGAGCGCTTATCGCTTCACGCGCGAGTCGGTCGAGCGGCTGACGCGGGAATGGATCGACGTCGTCAAGCGCGACGTCAGCCATCCCTGCATCGTCGCGTGGGTGCCCTTCAACGAGTCGTGGGGAGTGCCGAACCTTCCCGAGAACCCGGCCGAGCGCGACTACGTCCAGGCGCTCTATCACCTCACGAAGACGATCGACCCGACGCGCCCCGTGATCGGCAACGACGGGTGGGAGAGTGTGGCGACCGACATCCTCGGCGTCCACGACTACGACACGGACCCCGAGCGGCTCGCGCGCCGTTATCAGACCGAAGAGGTGCTCCCGAGCCTGCTGCGCCGCGAGCGTCCCGGAGGCCGGCTCCTGGTGCTCAAGGAGCACGCGCGGCAGCCGCTGATGCTCTCCGAGTTCGGCGGCATCACGCTCGACCACGGGGCCGTCCACCACTGGGGCTACCGCCGCGTACCTTCCGCCGAAGCCTTCGAGCAGCTCTACCGGCGGCTCCTCGCGGCCGTGCGCGGTCTCGACGTCCTCGCCGGGTTCTGCTACACGCAGTTCGCCGACACGTACCAGGAGACCAACGGGCTCCTCTACGCCGACCGGACGCCGAAATTTTCGCTCGACGCGATCGCGGAGGCGTCGGGGATCGTCCCGGAGATGAAGGACACCGGCGCTTCGACGCCCGATCCCACGCGCCTCAAGGCGCGGATGGCTCTCCCCGCTCAGGCACCGGAGGGGCCGCAACAAACTGCCGAGACGCCTTCGGCGAGCCTTCCGCCCGCGGGCTCGTCGGTGTAGCGTCGAACCGTGGCGAGCGCGGCGACCCCGACCGAAGAGACCCGGCGGATGCACAAGCGGGCGCTCCGGAAGCCCGACGGGCGCGAGCTCCTGCTCTACTCGCGCCGGCCGATCCCGGAGGGGATCGTCGCGACGAGCCCGGAACCGGAGCCGCTGCGGCCGAACCCGCACCTGCGCTGGCACCCCCTGCGGGGCGAGTGGGTCGCGTACGCGCAATACCGCCAGAATCGCACGTTCATGCCGAAGGACTGGAACCCGCTCGCGCCGTCGTCGGACCCGGAGCATCCGACGGAGCTCCCGGCCGGCGACTACGACATCGCCGTCTTCGAGAACCTCTTCCCGACGCTCTCGGAGAGCTCGCACGCCCCCCCGGCTCTTTCGGTCCCGACGCGGCCGGCGCGCGGCGTGTGCGAGGTCGTCGTCTTCAGCCGCGACCCGATTTCGACGCTCGGCCGGCTGCCCCTCGACCAGATCGAGCTCCTGATCGAGGTCTGGGGCGACCGGTGGCGCGAGCTCGGCGCGCGTCCCGACGTCGAGTACGTCTTCCCGTTCGAGAACCGCGGCGCGGAGGTGGGCGTGACGCTCCCTCATCCGCACGGGCAGATCTACGCGTATCCCTTCGTCCCGCCGGTCCCGGCGCGGGAGCTTTCGCTGCAGGCCGCGTTCCTCGCCGAGAACGGCCGCGGGCTGATCGAGACGATCCTCGAGGACGAGATCGCGAGCGGCGGCCGTCACGTCGTCTACGAAGGGCCCGCGGCGGTCGCGCTCGTGCCGGTCTTCGCCCGTTACTCCTACGAGGTCTGGATCGCGCCGCGCCGCGCCGCGCCTTCGCTGGCGGATCTCTCCGCGGCCGAGCGCGCCGACTTCGCGCGCGCTTTGAAGACGATCCTCCTCAAGTACGACGGCCTCTGGAACCGGCCGTTCCCGTACATCGCCTCATTCCACCAGGCCCCGACCGACGGACGCCCGCACCCCGAGGCGCACGTCCACGTCGAGTTCTATCCCGCCTACCGCCGGAGCGACCGACTGAAGTACCTCGCGGGGAGCGAGATGGGAGCCGGGGTCTTCACCGCCGACACGCTCCCGGAAGAGAAAGCGGAGGAGCTCCGCCGCGTCGCGGTCGATGCCGGCTGACCGTTCCTTCTCCGATCTCTTCGGCCGCGCCGCGCGGTTCCGCGCCCGGGCGCCGGGACGCGTCAACCTGATGGGGGACCACACCGACTACAACGCCGGCTTCGTCTTCCCCGCGGCGATCCCGCAGCGCACGGAGGTCGAGCTCGGCCGATCGGAGTCCCGGACCGCCCGCGCGTGGAGCCGCGACGTCGGGGCGCAGATCGAGGAGTACGAGGTCGGCGCCGAGCGCCGCGGGCGCGGGTGGCTCGACTACGTTCAGGCCGTGACCTTCGCGCTCACGCGCTCCGGACACGGGATCGGCGGCTTCGACGTCCGGATCGCCTCGTCGATCCCGCCCGGGAGCGGACTCTCCTCGAGCGCGGCCCTCTCCGTTTCGCTCCTGCGCGCCCTCCGCGACGCGTTCGTTCTCCCTCTCGACGACCGCGAGATCGCCCGGCTCGCCCGGCGAGCGGAGAACGAGTTCATCGGCGCGCCGGTGGGGATCATGGACCCGATGGCGGTGACTTTCGCGACGACGGACCGGGCGATGTTCCTCGACACGCGCACGCTCGAGTTCGAGCTCGTCAACGTGCCCCGCGCGGCCGAGCTCGCCGTGCTCCATTCCGGCGTCGCGCACCGCAACGAGACCGGCGGCTACAAGACCCGCCGCGCCGAGTGCGAGCTCGCGGCCGCGCGGCTCGGCGTCGCGACGCTCCGCGACCTGTCGCCGGACGACCTTCCCCGGATCGACCTCCTCGAGCCGCCGCTCAACCGGCGGGCGCGGCACGTCGTGACCGAGAACGAGCGGGTGCTCGAGACGGTCGCGGCGTTCCGCGACGAACGCATCGAGGACGCGGGACGCGCCTTCTTCGAGTCGCACCGGTCGCTCGCCGAGGATTTCGAGGTCTCGACTCCCGAGATCGACGCGATGGTCGACCTCGCCCGGGCGGCGCCCGGCGTCCTCGGCGCGCGGATCACCGGCGGAGGGTTCGGCGGCGCCGTCGTCATGCTCGCGGCGCGAGGCGAGGCGGTTCGGGCCTCGCGCTCCATCGCGGCGAAGTACGACGCGCTGACGGGGAAGCGGGCGACGGTGCTGGTACCTTGAAGAAACAAATCCGAAACTCGAAACTCGAAACTCGAAACTCGAAACAAATTCACAATCCCAAACTCGAATCATCAAAACGAGGCGGCGTATCCGTCAGCCACGACGCCGGTAGCACGATTTTGATTCGAAGAATGGTTGGAAGGACCGGGCGGCTTCCGTTTCGAACATTTCGTCATTCGAAATTTGAAATTGTTTCGAGCTTGGAATTTCGTGCTTCGAATTTCACCCTTCACTTCGG encodes the following:
- the galK gene encoding galactokinase, with the translated sequence MPADRSFSDLFGRAARFRARAPGRVNLMGDHTDYNAGFVFPAAIPQRTEVELGRSESRTARAWSRDVGAQIEEYEVGAERRGRGWLDYVQAVTFALTRSGHGIGGFDVRIASSIPPGSGLSSSAALSVSLLRALRDAFVLPLDDREIARLARRAENEFIGAPVGIMDPMAVTFATTDRAMFLDTRTLEFELVNVPRAAELAVLHSGVAHRNETGGYKTRRAECELAAARLGVATLRDLSPDDLPRIDLLEPPLNRRARHVVTENERVLETVAAFRDERIEDAGRAFFESHRSLAEDFEVSTPEIDAMVDLARAAPGVLGARITGGGFGGAVVMLAARGEAVRASRSIAAKYDALTGKRATVLVP
- a CDS encoding septal ring lytic transglycosylase RlpA family protein, which produces MRRTFPRRLAPLVAVLVLAAACARKKPATAPRARPAPRPAAAGQTEEGLASWYGGKDGFEGKPTASGEIFDGRKMTAAHRTLPLGTWIDVANLENGKTARVRINDRGPFVKGRIVDLSRVAAEELGVVGPGTARVRLTVVAPGPPAPVVSATGWWNVQIGSFASAWRAETLAGKVRASGHRVFTEPFDGLTRVKVGPLPSKADAQAELSRLENEGYEGIVIPAPAP
- a CDS encoding glycoside hydrolase family 2 TIM barrel-domain containing protein, which codes for MDRGRWISLNGQWDFALDAEDRFRTPGRVPWERRITVPFSPEAPASGIGDTGLYQAVWYRRSVAPPPLAEGERLLLHFGAVDHVASVFWNGIMVGAHVGGYTPFTIELTHLLEGEEEHELVVRAEDDPADLAKPRGKQDWKLEPHGIWYPRTTGIWQTVWLEVVPRRYFAYLRWTPNVERWEIGIETAIAGGPSDDLTVAYRLQARGSLLAEDTCRVVAGEVHRRIVLSDPGIDDYRNELLWSPARPTLIEAEIELRGRDGSVVDRLESYTAIRAIGTQGDRFMLNGRPFPLRMVLDQGYWPETGLTAPDDEALRRDVLLVKHMGFNGVRKHQKVEDPRYLYWADRLGLIVWEEMPSAYRFTRESVERLTREWIDVVKRDVSHPCIVAWVPFNESWGVPNLPENPAERDYVQALYHLTKTIDPTRPVIGNDGWESVATDILGVHDYDTDPERLARRYQTEEVLPSLLRRERPGGRLLVLKEHARQPLMLSEFGGITLDHGAVHHWGYRRVPSAEAFEQLYRRLLAAVRGLDVLAGFCYTQFADTYQETNGLLYADRTPKFSLDAIAEASGIVPEMKDTGASTPDPTRLKARMALPAQAPEGPQQTAETPSASLPPAGSSV
- the rmuC gene encoding DNA recombination protein RmuC, with the protein product MVLTAALVLLVVIAAGALFLYERRTAQQQRDASDQRQILLSLATEAAASKALAESSGRGVLALSEALENRLGSFERTIDERIKASQAALGQNIGTMQQQSAESAMLLKSVGENLGKVFEASKKIEKLAGDVTRLEDLLKPPKIRGLLGEAFLEEALRQVLPPGSWEMQKRFADGEVVDAAVRLGERFVPIDSKFPYESYRRALDCGDDSERKRLIRQLRAATRKQADDIARKYIRSAEGTFEFALMYLPAEALYAEIVAEGDDENVAEYAIGRHVIPVSPTLLYAYLFTVAQGLRGLEIEKRAHVVVEELALLKRGIDKIEEPFGKLGNHLSNAQKQYEETFKQLARFAERLREIADSEDSPAQAALPLRVLPPES
- the galT gene encoding galactose-1-phosphate uridylyltransferase, with translation MHKRALRKPDGRELLLYSRRPIPEGIVATSPEPEPLRPNPHLRWHPLRGEWVAYAQYRQNRTFMPKDWNPLAPSSDPEHPTELPAGDYDIAVFENLFPTLSESSHAPPALSVPTRPARGVCEVVVFSRDPISTLGRLPLDQIELLIEVWGDRWRELGARPDVEYVFPFENRGAEVGVTLPHPHGQIYAYPFVPPVPARELSLQAAFLAENGRGLIETILEDEIASGGRHVVYEGPAAVALVPVFARYSYEVWIAPRRAAPSLADLSAAERADFARALKTILLKYDGLWNRPFPYIASFHQAPTDGRPHPEAHVHVEFYPAYRRSDRLKYLAGSEMGAGVFTADTLPEEKAEELRRVAVDAG
- a CDS encoding GlsB/YeaQ/YmgE family stress response membrane protein produces the protein MHFSLLGFLVLLLVAAICGAIGRAIAGGTRGGCLVSVAVGFIGALIGTWLARELRFPDMFAISIDGHPFPIVWSIIGAALFVAVVHLISGRR
- the purB gene encoding adenylosuccinate lyase, with the protein product MSGSERSAWVDPLTERYASAEMSRIFSPAFKFGSWRRLWIWLAEEEKALGLPISDEAIAQMHRHAASIDFDAAAKIESDTRHDVMAHVKTYGLAAPAAAGIIHWGATSAYVSDNGDLIQMREALGLLEKRIASFLRHLRGFADRYKALPCLAYTHFQTAQPTTVGKRACLWAQDFLWDLQEIRRVRENLRFLGAKGATGTQASFLALFDGDGAKVDALDRAVTARAGFTKRQTVSGQTYSRKQDAFVLAALSGLAQSAHKCATDLRLLQHEGEIAEPFGKSQIGSSAMPYKRNPMRAERVCAIARHLIVLSLDPAFTAATQWLERTLDDSANKRLSIPPAFLCADAIALVLDEIFAGIEVREYVIRQHLEREVPFLAMENVLMEAVKRGRDRQAVHETLKLLAITALEARERTGEADLAGWVKSTADDTGLTIEQVHAAAAKDLTGRAADQVDAFLREELDPALAAVEAVAPEGLRV